In candidate division KSB1 bacterium, the genomic window GGCGAGTTTCGATCTCGTCGGGATGTTCGGTCAGGAGATTAAAAACACCCTCAGTCACCGTTAAGGCTGCTGTAGAAAGGGCAGGAGCGCTGACAGTACCTATTAGCGTTGCCTGGTGTCTCTCATCCTGAAGCATTAGTTCAAGATCATTGGAAATGACGGTGACGGTAAACTCAAAAGTCGAGCCCTCTGTCTTACCAAGTTCAGCAGCCCTTTGATAGTCTTCCTTGATTTTGGTTGAGAAATAGCCCACCATGGTCTCGGTGAACTGAATTCCCACTTTAGATGGTAGCACGGCTTTCGGTGCTCGCGATGGCAAATCGTAATTGATTCTCCAACCGTGGTCATTGGCAATTAACGCGACATTACGTTCAGCAATTGCGGAGATCGTCAAGAGAGGATTGGTCCCTAGTGACGTCGGAATAACTGAGCCATCGAGCACGTACAAGCCTCGGTGAACCTCATCACTTTCTTTTGACGCGAATACCTGACCTTTGTGATTCACCACACCGTCTGATGACTGTTCAGCCATAATACAACCGCCCAGGGGATGAACGGTGACCAAATTATGACCTAATAGTTTTGTCCATGTCGGATTTGGCACATACGTTCCCCCCAGCGCTTCTGTCGCCTTGATAAGACGCTTCTTTGCTTTTATGAAAATCTCGTCCTTACCGATCCCCGGCCAGGTAATGCGCAATCTGTCATCTTGAAGCGTCATGACTCCTCCACAACCATCATGGCACATAACAAGATAAGTTTGTGTATTATTGACCGCGCCACGGTAGGCACTTCCCAGGAAAACACTTTCCAATTCTCGTTTTTTCTCACCGAGGAAGTCTAACAACCCTTCATCGGTATCTTCACCAATGAATTTGCTGGCAGTTGAAAACAGCAGGGGTAAAATCGCCGACATTGCTCCAGGAATCGTGCCGTCTTCAATACACATGCCTTCTTTATAATCTTCACTGCTTTTGCGCGTATCGATGATGCTGGTAATACAAGGCCCAACGGGGTTATCAGCATCTGGAGTACGATTTCCCCAGCCGATGCCGTTTATCTTTTCATCATTATTATAAGCGAAAGCGATCATATCACCATTTCCACTAAAATGCTTGCCAAGCATATCCGACGCGGTTAACCCGTTTTGTTTTGAACGCAGTAAAATTTCCGTACTACCCAGCGTCCCGGCTGCCAGGATAACGATGTCTGCCCGGACGAACAAAGTGGAAGCATCGAATTTTTCCCGTCCCATGCCGGTTGCCTTGAAATGCACGACCCATTTGCCCGCTTGCTTCTCTAGGTAGCGAATATTCACTTCCGTAAAAATATCAGCACCATGGTTCCTGGCGTCGGGCAGGTAGTTCATCTGCACCGTATTCTTAGCAGTGTGGTTACAACCAGAGGTACAATCGCCACACAAAATGCAAGGAGATTGTTCCACTCCGACATGATTCAGGCCGTCCTTGTTTTCCTCGAATGTAACTGCAATGGGAGTTCGATAAAAATCCTCTTTCATATACTTTGCAGATTTTTCGTGCGCGGAGAGTTTTTTCAAAGACGGCAACTTGTCTGGATACGGTACGGGTTTCAACATTTCCCGGGCTCGCTTGAAACCGGCCGCCACGCCGTCGTTGAGGTCCTGCACCAGCGCTTTTGGCCACGCCGGATTTTGAAAGACCCGGGGGTCAGCCTCGATAGCAACATTCGCGTTAATCAAGGAGGTACCACCAAGGCCACAACCTACCAAGACATTTATGTCATCATTGGTATGGAAGTCGAAAAGATTCGTTTCAGAGCCAGAGTGGCCTTTTGGTGTATCGTACTGCGAGTTTGCAGCGGCTTCAGGTAGGGTACTGGGAAAATCGCCTGGAAAGAACTCTTTTCCTCGTTCCAATACACAGACCTGCTGCCCAGCCCTGGCAAGACGCGATGCGGCGATCCCGCCGCCATAGCCGGATCCGATCACCACAACTGTGTAATGATTCTTGATGTTTTCGATGGGTAGAGATAGACGTGACATGATATTGATCCTCAAAGATTCCAGAACAGAAATTTCTTCTTTTTCCGTGCCATTTTTGCACTATATCGCTCAAGAATGAATTCTTCGAATAGGGAAGAAAATACCAACGACTGTTTTTTATTCACTTTGGCGTAGCCCCCCTTGATTAAATTCGTCAACACATATTTTTGGGCATTAGGAACTTTTTCACGCTGGCACAGGCATAACAAAACATCGCGTTGGTCATCATCGCAGGTATCCCAAATCTGCTGGAAATGCACCCTTGCCTCGTCCAAAAACTCCTCCTTCACCCGCTCAAAAGTGGCGTCCGTGATACTTTCGTTACTTCTGACGTATTCGAACAGGACGGCACAGGCCATCTGAATAAAAAATGGATAATAGCCCGCGATATCAAAGACGAACGGTGCATAATATTCCAGGGAGTATCCTAATTCTTGAGAGGGACCCGTTATCAATTCCAGCGCCTCTTGCTGGCTAAAGTGCGATAGGGTTGTGTTGGAGAAGATATTAAAAAACGGAGAGTCAGAAATCGCGCGACTGTGGCACAGCGTCTGGAGGTTCCTCCCCGACGAAACAACATACCCAATGTTGTAATTGTTGGCGATGGAGCGGAGAAAGGAGTAGAACTCCGTGTCAAATTTTTGGTTTTGGGTGATGCTCTCAAATTCATCAAACAGCATAATGATATTTAAGCCATGCTCATCATAGGCTGTTACCACCTTCTTAAAGCCCTCATAGTCGGGTTGGACATCCAGGGCCAGTCCACCTCTGGACTCATCTAAGAGAAATGCATAAATAGATTGAAAGAATGTTGGGATGTCAATGCCACGCTTTTCCTGAAAATCGATGAAGACGAACCGGTAATCGTTGGGCCTTTGTAAATATGTCATCCGAATTTTCGGATGACATAGATAATTGAGCAGGGAGGATTTGCCGATTCTTCTCTCGCCCACAATGGAAACAGACTGGGGTCTTGACGATCCGATCCTGGAAAAAATCTTGGAAACTTCGCTTTTGCGTCCGTAGAACTCATCTATGTTTTTGATCTTGACCCGATTCATATAGGGGTTTTTGAGTCCTTTTGCGAATCCCTTCTCTTCCCCCTCCACATCCAGCGGCGGCGTCAATGTGATTGTCGGTGGCAGGTCGCTTTTTCCCCTGTCAGATGTTTTTTCCCTGATTAATTCATCCTCTTGCCATTGGAGTCGGTAGATATCGATTTTTTCGCTTTTGCCTTTCAATAGCTCATTGCAAACAAAAGCCAGGGCGAATTCAGAGTTATCCTTGACTTTCTGAAAGACACTATCTGACAATAGTATTTCGTTGGCAGTCGCCCTCTGTTCGACGCGCGCAGCGACATTGACGATATCGCCGTAGACGTCGTTTTTTTCAATCATAGCCCGGCCGAAATGCAACGCGATTCGAATGGCAATTCGATCCTCCTCCGGTTGAGCCAACGTCTGTTTACGCAGCACTTTCTGCATTGCGATGCTACAACGACAGCCATTCGCTGCTTCTGTGAAATAGGCCAAAATGGCGTCGCCACTGGTTTTGATCATGTGACCGCTGTGCTGTTCGATGAGAGGGGTCATAAGGCGAGTGTAGCGGTGCAGCATGGCACGCCCGGACACATCCCCCTTTTGCTCAAAGTAGGCCACTGAGCTAACAACGTCACTGAACATAATCGTAACGTCTTTTGTGTACTTGCTCA contains:
- a CDS encoding GMC family oxidoreductase N-terminal domain-containing protein → MSRLSLPIENIKNHYTVVVIGSGYGGGIAASRLARAGQQVCVLERGKEFFPGDFPSTLPEAAANSQYDTPKGHSGSETNLFDFHTNDDINVLVGCGLGGTSLINANVAIEADPRVFQNPAWPKALVQDLNDGVAAGFKRAREMLKPVPYPDKLPSLKKLSAHEKSAKYMKEDFYRTPIAVTFEENKDGLNHVGVEQSPCILCGDCTSGCNHTAKNTVQMNYLPDARNHGADIFTEVNIRYLEKQAGKWVVHFKATGMGREKFDASTLFVRADIVILAAGTLGSTEILLRSKQNGLTASDMLGKHFSGNGDMIAFAYNNDEKINGIGWGNRTPDADNPVGPCITSIIDTRKSSEDYKEGMCIEDGTIPGAMSAILPLLFSTASKFIGEDTDEGLLDFLGEKKRELESVFLGSAYRGAVNNTQTYLVMCHDGCGGVMTLQDDRLRITWPGIGKDEIFIKAKKRLIKATEALGGTYVPNPTWTKLLGHNLVTVHPLGGCIMAEQSSDGVVNHKGQVFASKESDEVHRGLYVLDGSVIPTSLGTNPLLTISAIAERNVALIANDHGWRINYDLPSRAPKAVLPSKVGIQFTETMVGYFSTKIKEDYQRAAELGKTEGSTFEFTVTVISNDLELMLQDERHQATLIGTVSAPALSTAALTVTEGVFNLLTEHPDEIETRLMRYDMKLSSQEGQDYYLKGFKEIRDDPGFDLWSDTTTLYITIYEGENEGGPVFGKGVLKIRAMDFMKQMRTLKVTNTSSLAQCLKYNAQFGTFFAGRLFDTFGGIFAGQNYFNPDAAPRKKRPLRASAPEVFDIKTQDQVTLRLTRYQGGSKGPVILSHGLGVSSRIFSMDTYDTNLVEYLFAHEYDVWLLDYRASIELPAAHAQFSGDVIAKYDYPRAVDAVLEITAAKSVQMVVHCYGSTTWSMSMLGGWLQGVRAAVCSQVSTHMKLPFLSRMKTGLHTPSFLAKMGIKSLNAYTAKDAKWPDKLFNEALKFYPIQKEERCNNPVCHRIAFLYGQLYEHDQLNRLTHDNLHELFGVANITSFEHLALMSRKGHLVNLQGEDSYLPHLERMAIPITFISGEENECYLPESTEITYNLLRDQNGADLYKRFVIPDYGHIDCIYGKNAVRDVYPHILNQLEETKS
- a CDS encoding protein kinase; translation: MIGKTISHYKILEKLGQGGMGEVYLAEDSKLHRKVALKFLFQQLYENDKNKARFEREARAAAALTHPNIVVVYEIDEFEGRIYISMEYIQGESLRHYIDKQKFSLNESLDIILQVCQGLSTAHEADIVHRDIKPENIMIGRDVRVKIVDFGLAKLKNLGDLTTLGTQIGTVHYMSPEQARGEEVDQASDIFSLGAVFYELLSGRLAFSGNHPVEVVYSIINEEPEPLPDVPDDLYKIIEKALKKKREERYGTVREMISELHTIQRRLEMDEGASSGGNVGLESPSNFKAGVDNIRDLLSQRRKIDDIIVSKYTKDVTIMFSDVVSSVAYFEQKGDVSGRAMLHRYTRLMTPLIEQHSGHMIKTSGDAILAYFTEAANGCRCSIAMQKVLRKQTLAQPEEDRIAIRIALHFGRAMIEKNDVYGDIVNVAARVEQRATANEILLSDSVFQKVKDNSEFALAFVCNELLKGKSEKIDIYRLQWQEDELIREKTSDRGKSDLPPTITLTPPLDVEGEEKGFAKGLKNPYMNRVKIKNIDEFYGRKSEVSKIFSRIGSSRPQSVSIVGERRIGKSSLLNYLCHPKIRMTYLQRPNDYRFVFIDFQEKRGIDIPTFFQSIYAFLLDESRGGLALDVQPDYEGFKKVVTAYDEHGLNIIMLFDEFESITQNQKFDTEFYSFLRSIANNYNIGYVVSSGRNLQTLCHSRAISDSPFFNIFSNTTLSHFSQQEALELITGPSQELGYSLEYYAPFVFDIAGYYPFFIQMACAVLFEYVRSNESITDATFERVKEEFLDEARVHFQQIWDTCDDDQRDVLLCLCQREKVPNAQKYVLTNLIKGGYAKVNKKQSLVFSSLFEEFILERYSAKMARKKKKFLFWNL